The following coding sequences are from one Stigmatopora nigra isolate UIUO_SnigA chromosome 12, RoL_Snig_1.1, whole genome shotgun sequence window:
- the LOC144205328 gene encoding high choriolytic enzyme 1-like, protein MKMSRFANLLLLVLLGFTQAYQDDEFVEDDDNDDTVDLTTRVLATNNDTDELLMEGDLLLPYTRNALKCLYQTCRWNKNSKGQVTVPYVLSPEFTGRAKRKIEMAMAGFHSSTCVRFVPRRSESDYISVENKAGCYSLLGMQGGRQVLSLNINSCLYHGIIQHELNHVLGFHHEQNRSDRDKYIRINWENIDPNLGHNFRKKDTDNLNTPYDYSSIMHYGKNYFSTNERATITPIPDDRVPIGQRQGLSNWDIRRINMLYDC, encoded by the coding sequence ATGAAGATGAGCCGCTTTGCTAACCTGCTCCTGCTCGTCCTGCTCGGTTTCACCCAAGCCTACCAAGATGACGAATTCGTAGAAGACGACGACAACGATGACACGGTGGACCTCACCACCAGAGTCCTTGCCACCAACAACGATACCGACGAGCTCCTGATGGAAGGCGATCTTCTGCTTCCCTATACCAGAAACGCCTTGAAGTGCTTGTACCAAACGTGTCGCTGGAACAAAAACTCAAAAGGCCAAGTGACCGTCCCTTACGTCCTGAGCCCAGAGTTCACAGGCCGGGCCAAACGAAAGATCGAGATGGCCATGGCGGGCTTTCACAGCAGCACCTGCGTGCGCTTCGTGCCACGTCGCAGTGAGTCCGACTACATCAGCGTGGAGAACAAAGCCGGTTGCTACTCGTTGTTAGGAATGCAAGGCGGCAGGCAGGTGTTGTCGCTAAATATCAACAGCTGCCTCTACCACGGCATCATCCAGCACGAGCTGAACCACGTTCTGGGCTTCCACCACGAGCAGAACAGGAGCGACCGCGACAAATACATCCGGATCAACTGGGAGAACATCGACCCGAATTTGGGCCACAACTTCCGCAAGAAGGACACCGACAACCTAAACACGCCGTATGACTACTCCTCCATCATGCACTATGGGAAAAATTACTTCAGCACCAACGAGAGGGCCACCATCACCCCCATCCCCGATGACAGAGTCCCCataggccagaggcagggccTTTCTAACTGGGACATCAGGAGAATCAACATGCTCTACGACTGTTGA
- the LOC144205327 gene encoding leucine-rich glioma-inactivated protein 1-like, translating into MVRRRMASVWLLALALACAGPADGRRLKQPRCPASCTCTKDNALCESAGLIPRAFPPDVISLSFVKSEFTEIPKESFIHTPALHLLLFTANNLESLDEDAFLGLPHLEYLFIENNQIRSMSPYAFRGLKTLVHLSLAYNNLESLPKDLFKGLEALTKVDLRGNRFTCDCKLKWLVEWIHSTNATVDQIQCKGPSTLQDKRINDLQPQAFDCITTEFASYQSLKFESISVEAFTFGEDQYVVFAQPFIGKCSFMEWDHVEMVFRNFDDIDSTSTVICKPLVIDKQLFVIVAQLFGGSHIYKRDTSANKFIKLQGIDNLKIRKPNDVETFLIDGESFFAIADSSKAGSTTVYKWNGNGFYSHQSLHPWYRDTDVEYLEISSKPHLILSSSSQRPIIYQWNKGGKLFERRTDIPEMEDVYAVKHFRIKSELFLCLTRFIGDSKVMRWDGALFRELQTVPSRGSMVFQPFAVGAWQYAVLGSDYSFTQVYRWDAKKGELAHFQELNIQAPRAFCPISIDNRQFLLASSFKGKTQIYEHLVIDLSD; encoded by the exons ATGGTCCGGAGGAGGATGGCGTCCGTGTGGCTGCTGGCGCTCGCGCTGGCGTGCGCGGGGCCCGCCGACGGCAGGCGGCTGAAGCAACCGCGCTGCCCCGCGTCCTGCACGTGCACCAAAGACAACGCGTTGTGCGAGAGCGCCGGCCTCATCCCCAGAGCTTTCCCGCCAGACGTCATTTCGCT gtctttCGTCAAGTCGGAATTCACGGAAATCCCCAAGGAGAGCTTCATCCATACACCCGCCCTGCATCTCCT TCTGTTTACAGCCAACAACTTGGAGTCTTTAGACGAAGACGCCTTCCTGGGCCTCCCGCATCTGGAGTATCT GTTCATCGAAAACAACCAAATCCGTTCCATGTCGCCGTACGCCTTCCGAGGGCTGAAAACATTGGTGCATCT GAGTCTGGCGTACAACAATCTTGAGAGCCTCCCCAAAGATTTGTTCAAAGGTTTGGAAGCCTTGACCAAAGT AGACCTGCGCGGGAATCGCTTCACCTGCGACTGTAAGCTAAAGTGGTTGGTGGAATGGATCCACAGCACCAACGCCACCGTGGATCAGATTCAATGCAAAGGCCCATCTACACTGCAGGACAAGAGGATCAATGACCTCCAGCCTCAGGCCTTTGACTGCATCACCACAG AGTTCGCGTCATACCAGTCCCTCAAATTTGAATCCATTTCCGTGGAGGCCTTCACTTTTGGCGAAGACCAGTATGTGGTCTTTGCCCAACCCTTCATCGGCAAGTGTAGCTTCATGGAGTGGGATCACGTAGAGATGGTCTTCCGGAACTTTGACGATATTGACA GCACCTCGACGGTAATCTGCAAACCATTGGTCATCGACAAGCAACTCTTCGTCATCGTGGCCCAGCTATTTGGCGGCTCGCACATCTACAAGCGCGACACCTCGGCCAACAAGTTCATCAAGCTGCAGGGCATCGACAACCTAAAGATCCGCAAACCCAACGACGTGGAGACCTTCCTGATCGACGGCGAGTCCTTCTTCGCCATCGCCGACAGCTCCAAAGCCGGCTCCACCACCGTTTACAAATGGAACGGCAACGGCTTCTACTCGCATCAGTCGCTTCACCCCTGGTACCGCGACACTGACGTGGAGTACCTGGAGATCTCCTCCAAGCCCCACCTGATCCTATCCAGTAGCTCCCAGCGCCCCATCATCTACCAGTGGAACAAAGGCGGCAAACTTTTTGAGCGGCGCACCGACATCCCCGAGATGGAGGACGTCTACGCCGTCAAGCACTTCCGGATCAAGTCGGAGCTCTTCCTCTGCCTGACGCGCTTCATCGGCGACTCCAAGGTCATGCGCTGGGACGGCGCCCTCTTTCGAGAACTGCAGACGGTGCCGTCGCGCGGCTCCATGGTTTTCCAGCCCTTCGCCGTGGGCGCCTGGCAGTACGCCGTCCTGGGCAGCGACTACTCCTTCACTCAGGTGTACCGCTGGGATGCCAAGAAGGGAGAGTTGGCCCACTTCCAGGAGCTCAACATCCAAGCGCCCAGGGCCTTCTGTCCCATTTCCATCGATAACCGCCAGTTCCTGCTGGCCTCCAGTTTTAAAGGGAAGACGCAGATTTACGAGCATCTGGTCATTGACTTGAGCGACTGA
- the LOC144205093 gene encoding cone cGMP-specific 3',5'-cyclic phosphodiesterase subunit alpha'-like has protein sequence MSDKDTVEKFLDNNLQFAKEYYDKKVKAEVIAAAFDNQVQVDGASSFNEATAVQEARFVLELVKELQGPGPLEKCLHKILQRIALLVHADRCSYFGYRARNGTPELSTVLFDITHNSTFDQNLVDPNAEIVFPTDMGIVGWTAHSKKPQNIADVKKDSHFSDFVDKQTKYSTKCMLTAPIMSGKEPIGVIMALNRQGADAFSKSDQELFTKYVNFAAVVALQAHTAYMWDVESRRSQVLLWSASKVFEELTDIERQFHKALYTVRTYIKCERYSVGLLDMTKDKEFFDEWAIKLGEQEAYKGPKTPDGREINFYKIIDYLLEDKEEIKVIPGPPADHWALVSGLPSYVAENGFICNMMNAGADEYFAFQKEAVDENGWKIKNVLSLPIVNKREEIVGVATFFNRRDGKPFDENDEQVAEALTQFLGWSTLNSDTYDKLNRTEWGKDVAQEMLMYQTKATPAEVQSILNTQEKFGSAPEDCDQKEMYKLLRANIPESKTVDLREFSFSDFPLSELDLVKCGIRCFFELGVVEKFKVPAEILTRWMYTVCRGYRHITYHNWRHGFNVGQTMFTLLLTGTLKKYYSDLEAFAMVAAGFCHDIDHRGTNNLYQTKSASPLAKLHSSSVMERHHLEYSKTLMEDENLNIFQNLQKRQFETVQHLFEVCIIATDLALYFKKRTMFQKIVDSMEAIPDEKDKINHISNNPTRKEIIMAMMMTACDLSAITKPWEVQSKVALMVAAEFWEQGDLERTVLDQQPIPMMDRNHADELPKMQCGFIDFVCSFVYKEFSRFHAEISPMFAGLNNNRGEWKALADVHEAKMKAIQDEKKLEEGGGEQGATGKSKTCVIC, from the exons ATGTCAGACAAAGACACCGTGGAGAAGTTCCTGGACAACAACCTGCAGTTTGCCAAGGAGTACTATGACAAAAAGGTCAAAGCGGAGGTCATCGCCGCCGCTTTTGACAATCAAGTCCAGGTGGACGGCGCGTCCTCGTTCAACGAGGCCACCGCCGTCCAAGAGGCTCGATTTGTGTTGGAACTGGTCAAGGAACTTCAAGGCCCCGGCCCACTTGAGAAATGCCTCCACAAAATCCTCCAGAGGATCGCGCTATTAGTCCATGCCGACCGCTGCAGCTACTTTGGCTACCGGGCACGAAACGGCACCCCCGAGCTGTCCACGGTGCTCTTCGACATCACACACAATTCCACCTTCGACCAGAATTTGGTGGACCCCAACGCGGAGATTGTTTTTCCCACCGATATGGGGATTGTCGGGTGGACGGCGCACTCTAAGAAGCCGCAGAATATCGCCGACGTCAAGAAG GACTCGCATTTTAGCGACTTTGTGGATAAACAGACTAAATATAGTACAAAATGCATGCTGACGGCCCCCATTATGAGTGGGAAGGAGCCCATTGGCGTCATCATGGCGCTCAACAGGCAGGGTGCCGACGCCTTCTCCAAAAGTGATCAGGAG CTCTTCACTAAATACGTCAATTTTGCGGCGGTGGTGGCCCTGCAAGCGCACACGGCCTACATGTGGGACGTGGAGTCCAGGCGAAGCCAG GTTCTGCTGTGGTCGGCCAGCAAAGTCTTTGAGGAGCTGACGGACATCGAGCGGCAGTTTCACAAAGCCCTCTACACGGTCAGGACTTACATCAAGTGCGAGAGGTACTCGGTGGGGCTCCTGGATATGACCAAAGACAAA GAGTTTTTTGACGAGTGGGCCATCAAACTTGGGGAACAGGAAGCATACAAAGGTCCCAAAACACCTGATGGAAGA gaaatcaacTTCTACAAGATCATTGACTACCTTCTGGAAGACAAAGAGGAAATTAAAGTCATTCC TGGCCCCCCCGCCGATCACTGGGCCCTGGTTAGCGGACTGCCCAGCTATGTGGCAGAGAATGGATTT atttgCAATATGATGAACGCTGGGGCGGACGAATATTTCGCATTTCAG AAAGAAGCGGTGGATGAGAACGGCTGGAAAATCAAGAACGTCCTCTCGCTCCCCATCGTCAACAAAAGGGAAGAAATTGTGGGCGTGGCAACCTTCTTCAACAGACGTGACGGCAAACCCTTTGATGAAAACGATGAGCAAGTTGCAGAA GCCCTGACCCAGTTCCTGGGTTGGTCCACCCTGAACAGCGACACGTACGACAAACTCAACCGCACTGAGTGGGGTAAAGACGTGGCGCAGGAAATGCTCATGTACCAAACTAAAGCCACGCCTGCAGAAGTGCAGAGCATTTTG AACACGCAAGAAAAGTTTGGCTCTGCGCCGGAGGACTGCGACCAGAAGGAGATGTACAAGCTACTG AGAGCCAATATCCCCGAATCCAAGACGGTGGATCTTCGCGAGTTCAGCTTCAGCGACTTCCCGCTGTCCGAGTTGGATCTGGTCAAGTGCGGGATCCGCTGCTTCTTTGAGCTCGGGGTGGTGGAGAAGTTTAAAGTCCCGGCAGAG ATCTTGACGCGATGGATGTACACGGTTTGCAGAGGTTACCGCCACATCACCTACCACAACTGGAGGCACGGCTTCAATGTGGGACAAACCATGTTCACACTCCTGCTG ACGGGAACGCTGAAGAAGTACTACTCGGATCTGGAGGCTTTTGCCATGGTAGCCGCCGGCTTCTGCCACGACATTGACCACAGGGGGACCAACAACCTCTACCAGACAAA GAGTGCTTCCCCACTGGCCAAACTTCACAGCAGCTCGGTGATGGAGCGCCACCACCTGGAGTACAGCAAGACGCTGATGGAGGACGAG AACTTGAACATCTTCCAAAACCTACAAAAGCGCCAATTTGAGACGGTGCAGCATCTGTTCGAAGTCTGCATCATCGCAACCGATCTCGCTCTCTACTTCAA GAAGAGAACAATGTTCCAGAAGATTGTGGATTCCATGGAGGCCATTCCAGACGAGAAGGACAAAATCAACCACATCTCCAACAACCCAACCAGGAAGGAGATTATCAT ggcgATGATGATGACGGCGTGCGATCTGTCGGCTATCACTAAGCCGTGGGAGGTCCAGAGTAAG GTGGCTTTGATGGTGGCGGCAGAATTTTGGGAGCAGGGAGATCTGGAGAGAACCGTCTTAGACCAGCAACCCATT CCAATGATGGATCGAAATCACGCCGACGAGCTACCCAAGATGCAATGTGGCTTCATCGATTTTGTCTGTTCTTTCGTGTACAAG GAATTTTCGCGGTTCCACGCTGAGATCAGCCCCATGTTTGCGGGTCTCAACAACAACCGCGGGGAGTGGAAAGCGCTTGCCGACGTCCATGAAGCCAAGATGAAGGCCATCCAAGATGAGAAGAAActggaagaaggaggaggagagcaGG GCGCGACTGGCAAGTCCAAGACATGCGTCATCTGTTAA